In Raphanus sativus cultivar WK10039 chromosome 5, ASM80110v3, whole genome shotgun sequence, the following proteins share a genomic window:
- the LOC108857340 gene encoding NAC domain-containing protein 6 has translation MSKEIELPGFRFHPTEEELLNYYLKNMVYGNITKVEVIGFLNIYRHDPWDLPHLSTIGEREWYFFVPRERKHGNGGRPSRTTEKGYWKATGSDRKIISLSEPKRMIGLKKTLVFYRGRAPGGCKTDWVMNEFRMPDNCTLPKDVVLCKVYRKATSLKVLEQRAEMGAKMNHACPSSPLSSSDTISFVGKEEDMMMTSFPFPQETNNNFMLQGHTEEKQRETEMKGPSSSLKLPCGVSPLPELQVPQQGFEWGQDQLLSISPWLQNLTPIVNLLNF, from the exons ATGTCAAAAGAGATTGAGCTGCCAGGTTTCAGATTCCACCCGACCGAGGAGGAGCTTCTTAATTACTACCTCAAGAACATGGTTTATGGGAATATAACCAAAGTTGAAGTCATTGGTTTTCTAAACATCTATCGTCATGATCCATGGGACTTACCTC ACTTATCGACAATTGGGGAGAGGGAATGGTATTTCTTTGTGCCAAGGGAAAGGAAGCATGGCAACGGAGGTAGACCAAGCAGGACAACTGAGAAAGGGTATTGGAAAGCAACAGGATCCGATCGTAAGATCATAAGCTTGTCTGAACCAAAACGTATGATTGGACTCAAGAAGACCCTTGTGTTCTACAGAGGAAGAGCACCAGGAGGATGCAAGACTGATTGGGTCATGAACGAGTTCCGGATGCCTGACAATTGCACCTTACCAAAG GACGTTGTTCTTTGCAAGGTTTATAGAAAAGCCACTTCACTTAAAGTGTTGGAGCAAAGAGCAGAGATGGGAGCTAAGATGAATCACGCATGCCCAAGCTCTCCTCTCTCGTCTTCCGACACTATTTCTTTCGTAGGTAAAGAAGAAGACATGATGATGACTTCTTTCCCTTTTCCTCAAGAAACAAACAACAACTTCATGCTTCAAGGGCATACCGAAGAGAAACAGAGGGAAACAGAGATGAAAGGACCTTCTTCATCACTGAAGCTTCCGTGTGGAGTGTCACCACTACCAGAGCTGCAAGTACCTCAACAAGGATTCGAGTGGGGACAAGACCAGTTGTTGAGTATAAGCCCATGGCTCCAGAATCTTACACCTATAGTTAACCTATTAAATTTTTAG
- the LOC108835863 gene encoding F-box protein SKIP23, whose product MFDWATLPKDLLNLISKSLESSFDLLQFRSVCSSWRSSAEPKPPLPTHHLPILPDNGTSLFPDSAVGFRLSQRSILLIRPHKPIDDDSDLFGWLVKVEEDLNRPLKVTLLDPMSETRRHSLPEHFPRSLDMSRFKIRELGREFKLHYFNTSGDIVNSLYLEKAVVRYLDSCKFVLLTIHVSGKLAVFTSWDRAWTVINDMPSPYDDVIVFDGRFFGVDNNGRTVVVDFADLKLELVASPVYGGDKKFLIESCGEMLMVDMYLSMEEVDGDPGFGEEVFEHHAVFMNERTVKFKVFKFVEREKSWVEVKDLGGKMLFLGDDCNFTASASDLLPSCGGGSCVFFNGNVFNEDDVEAMQDRDLGVFDFRSGKIELVHKRPEYAKLFWPPPPWITTSRERAEDHPGETSSQS is encoded by the exons ATGTTCGATTGGGCAACACTCCCGAAGGATCTCCTAAACCTAATCTCCAAATCCCTCGAATCCTCCTTCGATCTCCTCCAATTCCGCTCCGTCTGCTCCTCATGGCGCTCCTCCGCCGAGCCGAAACCCCCTCTCCCGACTCACCACCTCCCGATCCTCCCCGATAACGGCACTAGCCTCTTCCCCGACTCCGCCGTAGGTTTCCGCCTCTCCCAGCGTAGCATCCTCCTCATCAGACCTCACAAACCGATCGACGACGACTCCGATCTGTTCGGATGGCTCGTCAAGGTCGAGGAAGACCTGAATCGTCCTCTCAAGGTGACGCTTCTCGATCCGATGAGCGAGACGAGGAGACACTCTCTCCCCGAGCATTTCCCTCGATCTCTCGATATGTCCAGGTTCAAGATCCGAGAGCTAGGTCGCGAGTTCAAGCTTCACTATTTCAATACATCCGGCGATATCGTCAACAGTCTCTACTTGGAGAAAGCGGTTGTTAGGTATTTGGATAGTTGCAAGTTCGTGCTGCTTACGATTCATGTCTCCGGGAAGTTAGCTGTGTTTACCTCTTGGGATCGAGCTTGGACTGTGATCAATGACATGCCTTCTCCTTACGATGATGTGATCGTCTTCGACGGCCGTTTCTTTGGCGTCGATAACAACGGGAGGACTGTGGTTGTGGATTTTGCCGATTTGAAGCTGGAGTTGGTTGCGAGCCCTGTGTACGGTGGTGACAAGAAGTTCTTGATTGAATCTTGCGGCGAGATGTTGATGGTGGATATGTATTTGAGCATGGAGGAGGTGGATGGGGATCCGGGGTTTGGGGAGGAGGTCTTTGAGCATCATGCGGTTTTCATGAACGAGAGGACGGTGAAGTTTAAGGTTTTCAAGTTTGTTGAGAGGGAGAAGAGTTGGGTTGAGGTGAAGGATCTTGGGGGTAAGATGTTGTTCCTTGGGGATGACTGTAACTTCACCGCGTCGGCTTCTGATTTGTTGCCTTCGTGTGGTGGTGGGAGTTGTGTGTTCTTTAACGGTAATGTCTTCAACGAGGATGACGTGGAGGCGATGCAGGATCGGGATTTGGGAGTGTTTGATTTCAGGAGTGGGAAGATTGAGCTGGTGCATAAACGCCCTGAGTATGCTAAGCTGTTCTGGCCTCCACCTCCGTGGATTACTACTTCTCGTGAG CGCGCTGAAGATCATCCGGGAGAAACATCATCCCAATCTTGA
- the LOC108835862 gene encoding pentatricopeptide repeat-containing protein At2g17033 translates to MMMISTCSIALQRFLFTPPPQSLREELRTPPPMEVRCMAGAVVPLMKQSHKFISSLSSPALSGDPSATNRHIKKFVAASPKSVSLNVLSHLLSPHTSLPHLSFFALSLYSEITQASWFDWNPKLIADLVALLNKQERFQDSETLLSTTVSKLKSNERDFALFLCNLAESNSKQGSAQGFNEACLRLREITQRTSSVYVKTQAYKSMVSGLCNMDQPHDAETLIEDMRIEKLKPGVFEYKSVLYGYGRLGLFDDMNRIVRRMETEGHRIDTVCSNMVLSSYGAHDALPQMGSWLQKLKDFNVSLSLRTYNTVLNSCPTVTSLIKDLDSCPLSVSELLTFLNEDEVTLVRELTRSSVLDEAMEWSSLEGKLDLHGMHLSSSYLIMLEWMDEIKVRFSEEKCVVPAEIVVVSGSGKHSSVRGESPVKALVKKIMVRTGSPMRIDRKNVGCFVAKGKTVKEWLCQ, encoded by the exons atgatgatgataagcACCTGTAGCATCGCTTTGCAACGGTTCCTTTTCACTCCGCCTCCTCAGAGCCTGAGAGAAGAGCTGAGAACACCACCACCAATGGAGGTTCGGTGCATGGCCGGAGCAGTAGTGCCTTTGATGAAGCAAAGCCACAAGTTTATCTCCTCCCTCTCTTCCCCTGCCTTGTCTGGAGATCCCTCAGCTACAAACCGACACATTAAGAAGTTCGTAGCTGCTTCCCCTAAATCAGTGTCTCTCAATGTCCTCTCTCATCTCCTCTCCCCTCACACTTCACTTCCCCATCTCTCCTTCTTTGCTCTCTCT TTGTATTCAGAAATTACTCAAGCTTCATGGTTTGATTGGAATCCTAAGCTCATTGCCGATCTTGTTGCTCTGCTCAATAAACAAGAAAGATTCCAAGATTCAGAAACTCTACTCTCCACTACCGTTTCAAAGCTCAAGTCAAACGAACGGGACTTTGCTCTCTTCCTCTGCAACTTGGCTGAATCAAACTCTAAACAAGGGTCAGCACAAGGTTTCAACGAAGCCTGCCTTCGTTTGAGAGAGATAACCCAAAGAACCTCATCAGTTTATGTCAAAACCCAAGCTTACAAGTCCATGGTCTCTGGACTGTGCAACATGGACCAACCTCATGATGCTGAAACTCTTATCGAAGATATGAGAATCGAAAAGTTAAAGCCGGGGGTGTTTGAATATAAGTCCGTTCTATACGGTTACGGAAGATTAGGATTGTTCGATGACATGAACAGAATAGTGCGTAGGATGGAGACAGAAGGTCACAGAATCGACACGGTTTGTTCGAATATGGTTTTGTCTTCTTACGGAGCTCACGATGCTCTTCCCCAAATGGGTTCTTGGCTACAGAAACTTAAGGACTTTAATGTTTCTTTGTCCTTGAGGACGTATAACACGGTCTTGAATTCTTGTCCTACGGTCACATCGCTGATAAAAGACTTGGATAGCTGTCCGCTTTCTGTTTCCGAGCTGCTTACTTTTCTGAACGAAGACGAGGTGACTCTGGTAAGAGAATTGACTCGGTCATCGGTTCTAGATGAGGCTATGGAGTGGAGTTCGTTAGAAGGCAAGTTGGATTTACATGGTATGCACTTGAGCTCCTCGTATTTGATAATGTTGGAGTGGATGGATGAGATCAAGGTTAGGTTTAGTGAAGAGAAGTGTGTGGTTCCTGCAGAGATTGTTGTTGTTTCTGGCTCAGGGAAGCACAGTAGCGTGAGAGGAGAGTCACCGGTTAAAGCATTGGTTAAAAAGATAATGGTTCGTACCGGAAGCCCCATGAGAATCGACAGGAAGAACGTTGGTTGTTTTGTTGCTAAGGGAAAAACTGTAAAAGAATGGCTTTGCCAGTGA